From a region of the Teredinibacter turnerae genome:
- a CDS encoding sigma-54-dependent transcriptional regulator produces MASVHALIIDDEPDIRELLEITLARMGVDVVSAANIAEAKQALTKGGFNICLTDMKLPDGNGIDLVRYIQKYDAELPVAVITAHGNMDTAIEAMKAGAFDFVSKPINLSALRKLIDTAITSNQLAAEPNVESESTNKIIGASETIIALKKSIKKLARSQAPVYISGESGSGKELVARSVHELGPRSANPFVAVNCGAIPSELMESEFFGHKKGAFTGASQEKQGLFQAADGGTLFLDEVADLPLEMQVKLLRAIQEKAIRPIGGQTEISTNVRILSATHKNLEELVNNGNFRQDLFYRLNVIQLKVPALRERKSDIPLLVESLLSRIAEACDMAPPSLGAKALQMLMEYDYPGNIRELENILERAFTLCEDDVINDTDLQINQNSAVIGESSVDRVSKFSHYNASKNHDSIDDYLAEVEKEILCETLEHTRWNKTLAAKKLGISFRSLRYRLAKLGLDDSD; encoded by the coding sequence ATGGCCAGCGTGCACGCACTGATAATCGACGATGAACCCGACATCCGCGAACTGCTCGAAATTACTCTCGCTCGCATGGGAGTCGATGTCGTAAGCGCAGCCAATATTGCTGAAGCAAAACAAGCCCTGACAAAGGGCGGATTTAATATTTGCTTGACGGATATGAAGCTGCCTGACGGGAACGGGATTGATCTGGTTAGATATATTCAAAAATATGATGCAGAGCTACCCGTAGCAGTGATTACTGCACACGGGAATATGGACACAGCAATCGAAGCAATGAAGGCTGGCGCATTTGATTTTGTAAGTAAGCCCATCAACCTGAGCGCATTGCGAAAGCTGATTGATACCGCGATTACGTCGAACCAATTAGCTGCAGAGCCCAACGTCGAAAGTGAAAGCACCAACAAAATTATTGGCGCTTCCGAAACTATTATCGCGCTAAAGAAATCCATTAAAAAATTAGCCCGATCACAAGCGCCGGTTTATATCAGTGGCGAGTCGGGCAGCGGAAAGGAACTGGTCGCACGCTCAGTGCATGAGCTGGGGCCGCGTTCGGCTAACCCATTTGTGGCGGTAAACTGTGGCGCAATTCCCAGTGAACTCATGGAGAGCGAATTTTTCGGCCACAAAAAAGGCGCATTTACGGGTGCATCCCAGGAAAAGCAAGGCTTGTTTCAGGCCGCAGATGGCGGCACCCTTTTTCTGGATGAAGTCGCTGACTTGCCTCTGGAAATGCAAGTCAAATTACTTCGCGCGATTCAAGAAAAAGCCATTCGTCCAATTGGCGGCCAGACAGAAATATCTACCAATGTAAGAATCCTCTCTGCAACCCATAAAAACCTGGAAGAACTCGTTAACAATGGCAACTTCCGTCAGGACCTATTTTATCGCCTCAATGTTATCCAACTGAAAGTGCCGGCACTGCGTGAGCGAAAGTCGGACATTCCATTGCTCGTAGAATCACTGCTTTCCCGCATTGCGGAAGCCTGCGATATGGCACCCCCAAGCCTCGGCGCGAAAGCGCTCCAAATGTTGATGGAGTACGATTACCCGGGCAACATTCGCGAACTGGAAAACATTCTCGAGCGTGCCTTCACACTTTGCGAAGATGACGTAATAAATGACACCGATCTGCAAATCAATCAAAACTCTGCCGTTATTGGTGAAAGCAGTGTGGACAGAGTGTCAAAATTCAGTCACTATAATGCAAGCAAAAACCACGATTCTATCGACGATTATCTTGCTGAAGTGGAAAAGGAAATCCTCTGCGAGACGCTCGAACACACCCGCTGGAATAAAACACTGGCGGCAAAAAAGCTGGGCATCAGTTTTCGTTCATTGCGTTATCGTTTAGCGAAACTGGGTTTGGACGACTCTGATTAG
- a CDS encoding sensor histidine kinase, whose protein sequence is MTQLPPSPAPAHNIQVIQVYLYYRLIVSVLLWLTFILGSDDGILGEQIPQLFRITSASYSLLCLATIFAFPPSSLVNSMKRISFMLLTDTAALFLMIHSSHGISSSLSYLLLINVAMASIFIRGQLAFAFAAITSLLALAEAFYAPSLKSNISSQLFAAGTLGILIFLTTVSFHYLTDKVRKSDIEAAYQAQYAQQLQQLAQHIVTRMRTGIIVIDNTNCVQLINQSALQLLDLPMSNYIGRALGEFCNFEAQVEDWRNSNGSSIPRIHALRPGQEVRISFARLETSEEERAIVYMEDHRSLAQQAQQLKLASLGRLTASIAHEVRNPLGAISHAAQLLSEIDYFQGTDQRLVEIIIDQSSRVNQIIENTLVISRRKEPKPEILELTQWIPKFINQYQPTQSGSVGFSVSTAHIDAKFDPTHLAQVLTNLCDNGLRYSKLHTGEALIEIHAGIGDNDESAYIDVIDNGPGVAEAQLEQIFDPFYTTDDKGSGLGLFISKELCEINQATLSHFKTKEGKSCFRINCSHHQRMI, encoded by the coding sequence ATGACTCAACTGCCCCCTTCCCCGGCGCCAGCGCACAATATTCAGGTAATCCAGGTATACCTTTACTATCGGCTAATTGTCAGCGTGCTGCTGTGGCTGACGTTTATTCTTGGCTCAGACGACGGCATTTTGGGAGAGCAGATACCGCAGCTATTCAGGATAACTTCCGCCAGCTACTCGCTGCTTTGCCTGGCGACCATTTTTGCATTTCCGCCCTCGTCACTGGTTAACAGCATGAAACGAATCAGTTTCATGCTGTTAACGGATACCGCCGCCCTATTCCTGATGATTCATTCCAGTCATGGGATCAGCAGTAGTTTGAGCTATTTACTGCTTATCAACGTAGCGATGGCGAGTATTTTTATACGGGGTCAGTTGGCCTTCGCGTTTGCGGCGATAACCAGTTTGCTCGCGCTGGCCGAAGCCTTTTATGCGCCGAGTCTCAAAAGTAATATCTCCAGCCAGCTTTTCGCAGCAGGTACGTTGGGCATTTTAATATTCCTTACCACGGTCAGCTTCCACTACCTCACCGATAAAGTGCGTAAAAGTGATATAGAAGCGGCCTACCAAGCTCAGTACGCGCAACAGCTTCAGCAGCTGGCACAACACATCGTCACCAGAATGCGCACCGGTATTATTGTGATAGACAATACCAATTGCGTGCAGCTTATCAACCAGTCGGCGCTGCAATTGCTGGATTTACCAATGAGCAATTATATTGGCCGCGCTTTAGGGGAATTTTGCAACTTCGAGGCACAGGTTGAAGATTGGCGAAACTCCAACGGATCCTCTATACCTCGCATACACGCCCTCCGGCCAGGCCAAGAGGTCAGAATCAGTTTCGCCAGACTGGAAACCTCCGAGGAAGAGCGAGCGATTGTATATATGGAAGATCATCGCTCACTGGCGCAACAAGCCCAACAGCTTAAACTCGCCAGCTTGGGGCGCCTCACAGCAAGTATCGCGCATGAAGTTCGAAACCCTCTGGGCGCAATATCCCACGCCGCACAATTGTTGTCGGAAATTGATTATTTTCAAGGCACAGATCAGCGACTGGTTGAAATTATTATTGATCAGTCTTCGCGGGTTAACCAGATTATCGAGAACACGCTGGTCATTTCCCGCAGGAAAGAACCTAAACCGGAAATACTTGAACTGACCCAGTGGATTCCGAAATTTATCAACCAATACCAGCCAACGCAAAGCGGGAGCGTTGGTTTTAGTGTTTCAACCGCCCATATCGATGCTAAGTTTGACCCCACCCATCTGGCGCAAGTGTTAACCAATTTGTGCGACAACGGATTGCGCTACAGCAAGCTACACACCGGCGAGGCCCTTATAGAAATCCATGCCGGAATCGGCGACAATGATGAATCGGCTTATATTGACGTTATCGACAACGGGCCCGGTGTCGCAGAAGCCCAATTGGAACAAATATTCGACCCTTTCTACACCACCGATGATAAGGGTTCTGGACTCGGCCTTTTCATATCCAAAGAACTCTGTGAAATAAACCAAGCGACGCTCAGCCATTTCAAAACGAAAGAAGGAAAAAGCTGTTTTCGCATTAACTGCTCCCACCACCAAAGAATGATATAA
- a CDS encoding GspH/FimT family pseudopilin: MCSNHACQNYFYHTLPRCHQNGFTLANLLTSLAIIAIVCTFAIPGFDSLWKKNRLRLQQNELKRVLNYTRSQAINTGSTAIICPSNDDINCSGNWQQPLIIFSDINNNRSRDTNEPLLRKAILIQPGRETLAIRTSGSNNLLRYKATGETSGQNGRFFYCLGDTEEYRGQIIFLRTGRTRFAHESELQSGCG; this comes from the coding sequence ATGTGCTCAAACCACGCCTGTCAAAACTACTTTTATCATACCCTGCCGCGGTGCCATCAGAACGGTTTTACCCTCGCCAACCTGCTAACGTCGCTCGCAATTATCGCAATTGTGTGTACTTTTGCGATACCAGGATTCGACAGTTTATGGAAGAAAAACCGGTTGCGCCTACAACAGAACGAGCTGAAACGAGTGCTAAACTACACCCGCTCGCAAGCAATCAATACGGGTTCGACCGCGATTATTTGTCCGAGTAACGACGATATCAACTGTTCGGGAAATTGGCAGCAACCGCTAATTATTTTCAGCGATATAAACAACAATCGAAGCCGGGATACCAACGAACCCCTGTTGCGAAAAGCGATACTAATACAGCCCGGCAGAGAAACACTCGCCATCCGCACGTCTGGCAGCAACAACCTTTTGCGCTACAAAGCTACAGGTGAGACAAGCGGTCAGAATGGAAGGTTCTTCTATTGCCTGGGTGACACAGAGGAATATCGGGGCCAGATAATTTTTTTGCGCACTGGGCGCACACGATTTGCGCACGAGTCGGAATTACAAAGCGGTTGCGGATAA